The following proteins come from a genomic window of Catalinimonas alkaloidigena:
- a CDS encoding arabinan endo-1,5-alpha-L-arabinosidase, producing the protein MKPTYFLKGCLLWLGVATALHAQPPPPQPGDKVPVHDPVMIRQDDTYYLFCTGRGIAVWSSPDLEHWKAEAPVFPEAPTWTDPVVPEFRNHIWAPDISFHNGQYYLYYSVSAFGKNTSAIGVVTNQTLHPQDPKFKWVDHGIVVKSVPGRDLWNAIDPNLMLDEDGTPWLTFGSFWSGIKLVQLQPDLLKPAESEVWYTLASRPRDAGLDVRDPGNGAIEAPFLFRKDGHYYLFVSTDYCCRGENSTYKMVVGRSDTLTGPYVDRDGKPLIAGGGTLVMEGNQDWYGVGHNSVYTFDGTDYLVFHGYDAADKGRSKLRIYPLSWSADGWPELKKKPLAPVVAGSE; encoded by the coding sequence ATGAAACCAACCTACTTTTTGAAAGGCTGCCTGCTGTGGCTGGGCGTCGCCACTGCGTTGCACGCGCAACCACCGCCGCCCCAGCCGGGCGACAAAGTTCCGGTCCACGATCCGGTGATGATCCGGCAGGACGACACCTATTACCTGTTTTGTACGGGCCGGGGCATCGCCGTCTGGTCGTCGCCCGACTTAGAGCACTGGAAAGCCGAGGCACCTGTGTTTCCGGAGGCACCCACCTGGACCGATCCGGTCGTGCCGGAGTTTCGCAACCACATCTGGGCTCCCGACATCTCGTTTCACAACGGCCAGTATTACCTCTACTACTCTGTTTCGGCGTTCGGCAAAAACACGTCGGCCATCGGCGTCGTGACCAATCAAACCCTCCACCCTCAGGACCCGAAATTCAAATGGGTCGATCACGGGATCGTGGTGAAGTCGGTGCCCGGCCGGGACCTGTGGAATGCGATTGACCCGAACCTGATGCTGGACGAGGACGGCACGCCTTGGCTGACATTCGGCTCGTTCTGGTCGGGCATCAAGCTGGTGCAGTTGCAGCCCGATTTACTGAAACCCGCCGAGTCCGAGGTCTGGTACACATTAGCCAGTCGCCCGCGCGACGCAGGACTGGACGTGCGCGATCCGGGCAACGGGGCCATCGAAGCGCCGTTTCTGTTTCGCAAGGACGGACACTACTACCTTTTCGTTTCGACAGACTATTGCTGCCGGGGCGAGAACAGTACCTATAAAATGGTGGTGGGACGGTCGGATACGCTGACCGGCCCTTATGTGGATCGGGACGGCAAACCGCTGATCGCGGGGGGTGGCACGCTGGTGATGGAAGGCAATCAGGATTGGTACGGCGTCGGGCACAACTCGGTCTACACCTTCGACGGAACGGACTACCTGGTTTTCCACGGCTACGATGCCGCCGACAAAGGCCGCTCCAAGCTGCGGATCTATCCCCTCTCCTGGTCGGCCGACGGCTGGCCCGAACTCAAGAAAAAGCCGCTGGCCCCTGTCGTCGCGGGCAGTGAATAA
- a CDS encoding alpha-N-arabinofuranosidase yields the protein MNNHSRFLPVFLFSVSLLTPPLFAQNARIKIDTDRTIGEVSPLLYGNFVEHLGRCVYGGIYEPGSPLSDDQGFRKDVLAAVKELRPTIVRYPGGNFVSNYHWLDGVGPERTPRMELAWSRLETNQFGTNEFMDYTKMINTEPYFSVNMGTGTIEEAQHWVEYCNVKEGPYFAELRKKHGYPDPHNITYWSLGNEMDGFWQMGHLNAEDYSKKAREAAKLMKLTSPNIKLIAAGSSNYRPEADPNEWNATILHELRDVVDYIALHIYVGNPSDNYYNFLSTPLVMEQRTKLVKGMIDREMDRAQRGDRDPIYIAWDEYNVWYRARTDESMQGTRALEEHYNLEDALVIAGFLNGFVRNADVVKMANMAQLVNVIAPIFTNEQGMFKQTIFYPLALFANHVRGTSLDVFVDCDTYDTNEFFIGLGESTTTQTDVPYLDVSATYQDGEVVLCVMNRHKDKAITTDILSQQGNFSGNFEVYEVNGPDVKAQNDFGKETVKTVKKDNLKAKGQKMTYTFPAHSFTMIKGQLK from the coding sequence ATGAACAACCACTCCCGATTTCTTCCCGTTTTTCTCTTTTCCGTTTCCCTGCTTACGCCCCCGCTGTTCGCGCAAAACGCGCGGATCAAGATCGATACCGACCGCACCATTGGGGAAGTGAGCCCGCTGTTGTACGGCAACTTCGTAGAGCACCTGGGCCGCTGCGTCTACGGTGGCATTTACGAACCCGGCTCGCCCTTATCAGACGACCAAGGGTTTCGGAAAGACGTACTGGCGGCGGTGAAAGAACTCCGTCCCACCATCGTCCGGTATCCCGGCGGCAACTTCGTCTCCAACTACCATTGGCTCGACGGCGTGGGACCGGAGCGGACGCCCCGCATGGAACTGGCCTGGAGTCGGCTGGAAACCAACCAGTTCGGCACCAACGAGTTTATGGACTACACCAAGATGATCAACACGGAGCCTTACTTTTCGGTCAACATGGGCACCGGCACCATCGAAGAGGCGCAGCACTGGGTGGAATACTGCAACGTGAAAGAAGGCCCCTACTTCGCCGAACTGCGCAAGAAGCACGGCTATCCCGATCCGCACAACATCACCTACTGGAGCCTCGGCAACGAGATGGACGGCTTCTGGCAGATGGGCCACCTGAACGCAGAGGATTACAGCAAAAAGGCACGCGAGGCGGCCAAGCTGATGAAGCTGACGTCGCCCAATATCAAACTAATTGCGGCCGGCTCGTCGAACTACCGCCCCGAAGCCGACCCGAACGAGTGGAACGCTACCATTCTGCACGAGCTTCGCGACGTGGTCGACTACATTGCGCTGCACATCTACGTCGGCAACCCGAGCGACAACTACTATAACTTTCTGTCGACGCCGCTGGTGATGGAACAACGCACCAAGCTGGTGAAGGGGATGATCGACCGGGAAATGGACCGCGCCCAACGCGGCGACCGCGACCCGATTTACATCGCCTGGGACGAATACAACGTCTGGTACCGCGCCCGCACCGACGAGTCGATGCAGGGCACCCGCGCCCTGGAAGAGCACTACAACCTGGAAGATGCGCTGGTGATCGCCGGGTTCCTGAACGGCTTCGTCCGCAACGCCGACGTGGTGAAGATGGCCAACATGGCGCAACTCGTCAACGTGATCGCGCCGATCTTTACGAACGAACAGGGCATGTTCAAACAGACGATTTTCTACCCGCTGGCATTGTTCGCCAACCACGTGAGGGGCACCTCGCTCGACGTGTTTGTGGATTGCGACACGTACGACACCAACGAGTTTTTCATCGGGCTGGGTGAATCGACGACCACGCAAACGGACGTGCCGTACCTCGATGTTTCGGCTACGTATCAGGATGGCGAAGTGGTGCTGTGCGTGATGAACCGCCACAAAGACAAAGCAATTACGACCGACATCCTGTCCCAACAGGGCAACTTCTCCGGCAATTTCGAGGTGTATGAGGTGAACGGCCCGGACGTGAAAGCACAGAACGATTTCGGCAAAGAGACGGTCAAAACCGTGAAGAAGGACAACCTCAAAGCCAAGGGACAAAAGATGACGTACACGTTCCCGGCTCACTCCTTCACGATGATCAAAGGACAGTTGAAATAA
- a CDS encoding arabinan endo-1,5-alpha-L-arabinosidase: protein MLSRYFRFWISVLLLGMVWSCKPEEPAPTPTPTPNPPPDTFDINDITDTYPNLVDFQFYRQWGPYNVHDPSILDDGEYFYCYSTDASFGNTSERFGLQIRRSKDLIEWQFVGWAWNGLPPQGANYIRGQGTEPFQSLWAPYILKVGSEYRLYYSLSSEVHKLSAIGLLTATSPEGPWTERGLAVTSRTSLPMTNAIDPSVLTAPDGRQWMYYGSAYDGIYVVELDPATGLAKTQNDKGHRIAQRGFTGGRINGNIEGPEIIYHPEQQKYYLFIAYDWLETKYNVRVGRADSPEGPFLDFNGVDLNGEEDNGPMILAPYQFEGHPGWQGVSHCAVWHRDGQYYLAHQGRPVENAFYMVLHVRKVFWTEDGWPVVSPERYAGVAQTAIETSELAGNWEQIAFGYRVVPGYAEEQTSPDLQTAVTLTLEAGGTINGETGSAWTYEAPWLTLTTSAGTTKVYVARGRDWENQRETLVFSGLEADGTARWGKQKP, encoded by the coding sequence ATGCTTAGTCGTTACTTTCGTTTCTGGATTTCTGTGCTCTTGCTGGGGATGGTCTGGTCGTGTAAACCGGAAGAGCCCGCGCCGACACCCACACCTACGCCCAATCCGCCACCCGATACGTTCGACATCAACGACATCACAGACACATATCCGAACCTGGTCGACTTTCAGTTTTACCGCCAGTGGGGGCCGTACAACGTGCACGATCCCTCCATCCTCGACGACGGCGAGTACTTCTACTGTTACAGCACCGACGCCTCGTTCGGGAACACGTCGGAGCGATTCGGCCTCCAGATCCGCCGGTCGAAAGACCTGATCGAGTGGCAGTTTGTTGGCTGGGCGTGGAACGGATTGCCGCCGCAGGGCGCCAATTACATCCGCGGGCAGGGCACCGAACCGTTCCAGAGTTTGTGGGCACCGTACATCCTGAAGGTCGGCAGCGAATACCGATTGTACTACTCGCTTTCGTCGGAAGTGCACAAATTGAGCGCCATCGGGTTGCTGACTGCCACTTCGCCGGAAGGTCCCTGGACGGAGCGCGGGCTGGCGGTCACTTCACGCACTTCCCTACCAATGACCAACGCCATTGATCCGTCGGTGCTGACGGCCCCCGACGGGCGGCAGTGGATGTACTACGGCTCCGCCTACGACGGCATTTACGTGGTGGAACTCGACCCGGCAACCGGCCTCGCCAAGACGCAGAACGACAAGGGCCATCGCATTGCGCAGCGCGGCTTTACGGGCGGCCGCATCAACGGCAACATCGAAGGACCGGAGATTATTTACCATCCCGAACAGCAGAAATACTACCTCTTCATTGCCTACGACTGGCTGGAAACCAAGTACAACGTGCGCGTTGGGCGGGCCGATTCGCCCGAGGGGCCCTTTCTGGATTTCAATGGCGTGGACCTGAATGGTGAAGAAGACAACGGGCCAATGATCCTCGCGCCGTACCAGTTCGAAGGCCATCCGGGCTGGCAGGGCGTGTCGCACTGCGCGGTATGGCACCGTGACGGGCAGTATTACCTGGCCCACCAGGGTCGCCCCGTCGAGAACGCCTTTTACATGGTGCTGCACGTCCGCAAGGTATTCTGGACGGAAGACGGCTGGCCGGTCGTGTCGCCGGAACGGTACGCGGGCGTGGCGCAAACCGCCATCGAAACGAGTGAGCTGGCAGGAAACTGGGAACAGATCGCTTTCGGGTACCGGGTGGTGCCCGGTTACGCGGAAGAGCAGACCTCACCCGATTTGCAAACGGCCGTCACCCTGACGCTGGAGGCAGGCGGCACGATCAACGGCGAAACGGGCAGTGCCTGGACCTACGAAGCGCCGTGGCTGACCCTGACCACGTCGGCCGGGACCACGAAGGTGTACGTGGCGCGGGGCCGCGACTGGGAAAACCAGCGGGAAACCCTCGTCTTTTCGGGGTTGGAGGCGGATGGAACGGCCCGCTGGGGCAAGCAAAAACCGTAA
- a CDS encoding GldL-related protein, with amino-acid sequence MELSSDQIDFIGRDVRRRGIVLDDLAESLVDHLCCTLENGTESDFDRAYAAALEAFGQRGLVQVQRETFVFLILKRKIAMKKAMYLLGYLATCLTIMGMMFKLLHWPGANVMLVVGLLLLSFGYLPLYFYDRYQQSKADLLQEAHRS; translated from the coding sequence ATGGAATTGTCTTCAGATCAGATCGATTTTATCGGCCGGGACGTACGCCGGCGGGGCATCGTACTCGACGACCTCGCCGAAAGCCTGGTCGATCACCTGTGCTGCACGCTGGAAAACGGAACGGAATCGGATTTCGACCGTGCCTACGCAGCGGCGCTGGAGGCGTTCGGGCAACGGGGCCTGGTGCAGGTGCAACGAGAAACGTTCGTATTCCTAATTCTTAAACGAAAAATTGCGATGAAAAAAGCCATGTATTTGCTGGGCTACCTTGCCACTTGCCTGACCATTATGGGCATGATGTTTAAACTCCTGCACTGGCCGGGCGCGAACGTCATGCTGGTAGTGGGTCTGCTGTTGCTGAGTTTCGGCTACTTGCCGCTGTACTTCTACGACCGCTACCAGCAGTCGAAAGCCGACCTGTTGCAGGAAGCGCATCGATCGTAG
- a CDS encoding PadR family transcriptional regulator: protein MYSNELIKGTLQPIILRLLEQHGRMYGYEITQKVKELTQGKIEITEGALYPTLHKLEADGILQTEKVYLGKRVRKYYTLTSAGTTVVTEKVAELRDFMATLHALLTPKPSH, encoded by the coding sequence ATGTATTCAAACGAACTGATCAAAGGGACTTTACAGCCCATCATTCTGCGGTTGCTGGAGCAACACGGACGGATGTACGGCTACGAGATTACACAGAAGGTGAAGGAACTGACACAGGGGAAAATCGAGATTACGGAAGGGGCCCTGTACCCGACGCTCCACAAACTGGAAGCCGACGGGATTTTACAAACCGAAAAGGTTTATCTTGGGAAGCGGGTGCGCAAGTACTACACCCTGACGTCGGCAGGCACCACGGTCGTGACCGAAAAAGTGGCGGAACTGCGGGATTTCATGGCTACGCTCCACGCCCTTCTCACCCCTAAGCCTTCTCATTAA
- a CDS encoding T9SS type A sorting domain-containing protein: MRKGLPLFLLLTLLAFATQAQHLIIEENAVGFCSVDGIIESGTGGYTGDGYANPGNGIGINILYNVQADTAGTYSLTWRYANGGGSGDLFAQVWVADEAAVDSLNFRHTGSWANWTYSDTVRVALQAGENKIRLVSQSPNGLPNLDHFAVLSTTAQGAACLPSYSVTLTQNTTEGGTISYEPVQAYYDAGTEITLHAEAAPGYFFQSWSGDVTSTEADYTFAIGQNSAIEALFFTEGTAAFEGVSGYASVQDDAGTPYLLTGGGAGPTVQATTFEELKQYLESNEPYVIEVAGLIVGADPQTDGPQVSVKSDKTLLGTSPDARLQNVRLKVGGARNVVFKKMKFSLVKRYDAMELNAAQNILIDSCEYFSDRESDHDKDYYDGLLDIKNGARFITVSHTAFHDHHKAILISSGDDSYGDTTIRVTFHHNYFYNISSRLPLLRFGRAHIYNNYYRNNDGAINPRLGACVRIENNYFENTRKGIFIDQSKPGYAYLAGNIWDESGQETLDSCGFTVPYPYELDDAEGLPALLAPLATDTDAWLDQASLTYFPNPATESTQLRFTLTQPTAVALRVFDALGKEIMHRQTQQLSPGEQTLTLHTRGWTPGIYVFHLQTPAGLTTRKLVVQ; encoded by the coding sequence ATGCGAAAAGGGTTACCCTTGTTTCTCCTCCTCACGCTTCTGGCGTTTGCCACGCAGGCACAGCACCTGATCATCGAAGAAAATGCCGTGGGCTTCTGTTCTGTCGATGGCATCATTGAGTCGGGAACGGGCGGCTATACCGGCGACGGCTACGCCAATCCGGGCAACGGCATCGGCATCAACATTCTCTACAACGTGCAGGCGGATACGGCTGGAACCTACTCGCTCACGTGGCGCTACGCCAACGGTGGGGGCAGTGGCGATTTGTTTGCACAGGTGTGGGTCGCCGACGAAGCGGCGGTCGACAGCCTGAACTTTCGGCACACGGGGAGTTGGGCCAACTGGACCTATTCGGATACGGTGCGGGTGGCGTTGCAGGCGGGCGAGAACAAAATTCGGCTCGTGTCGCAATCGCCGAACGGCTTGCCCAATCTGGATCATTTTGCGGTGCTGAGTACCACAGCGCAGGGAGCCGCCTGTCTGCCGTCGTATTCGGTGACTCTGACACAGAACACGACGGAAGGAGGGACCATTTCGTACGAGCCGGTGCAGGCGTACTACGATGCCGGGACCGAAATTACCCTCCATGCCGAGGCCGCGCCGGGCTATTTCTTCCAGAGCTGGTCGGGCGACGTGACCAGTACCGAGGCCGACTACACGTTTGCCATCGGGCAAAATTCGGCCATCGAAGCGCTGTTCTTCACGGAAGGCACCGCAGCGTTCGAAGGCGTGTCGGGTTACGCTTCCGTGCAGGACGACGCGGGAACGCCCTATCTGCTGACGGGCGGTGGCGCCGGCCCGACCGTACAGGCCACGACGTTCGAGGAGCTGAAGCAGTATCTGGAAAGCAACGAACCCTATGTGATTGAAGTGGCAGGGCTGATCGTCGGGGCCGATCCGCAAACTGACGGACCGCAGGTATCGGTGAAGTCGGACAAAACGTTGCTCGGTACCTCGCCGGACGCGCGCCTGCAAAACGTCCGGCTGAAAGTAGGCGGTGCGCGGAACGTCGTCTTCAAGAAAATGAAGTTCTCGCTCGTGAAACGGTACGACGCCATGGAACTGAACGCTGCCCAGAACATCCTGATCGACAGTTGCGAATACTTTTCGGATCGTGAATCCGACCACGACAAAGATTACTATGACGGACTGCTCGACATCAAAAACGGGGCGCGGTTCATCACCGTCTCGCACACGGCCTTTCACGATCACCACAAGGCGATTCTGATCAGTTCGGGCGACGACAGCTACGGCGACACCACGATTCGAGTCACGTTCCACCACAATTACTTCTACAACATCAGCAGCCGGTTGCCGCTGCTCCGGTTCGGGCGGGCGCATATCTACAACAACTACTACCGCAACAACGACGGTGCGATCAACCCCCGACTGGGCGCGTGCGTACGGATCGAAAACAATTACTTCGAAAATACGCGGAAGGGCATCTTCATCGACCAGAGTAAGCCGGGCTATGCGTACCTGGCCGGGAACATCTGGGACGAAAGCGGGCAGGAGACCCTGGATTCCTGCGGCTTCACGGTGCCTTACCCGTACGAACTCGACGATGCGGAAGGGTTGCCCGCGCTGCTGGCTCCGCTGGCGACAGACACCGACGCGTGGCTCGACCAAGCGTCGCTGACCTATTTCCCCAACCCGGCCACCGAATCGACCCAACTTCGGTTCACCCTGACACAACCGACGGCGGTGGCGTTGCGCGTGTTCGATGCCCTCGGCAAAGAAATCATGCACCGGCAGACGCAACAGCTTTCGCCCGGTGAACAAACGCTGACGCTTCACACACGGGGCTGGACGCCAGGCATCTACGTCTTTCATCTGCAAACGCCCGCCGGCCTGACCACACGCAAATTGGTGGTGCAATAA
- a CDS encoding aldo/keto reductase, with the protein MTTLKKTKLGSQGLVVPPMGLGCMGMTQTAGADTYGKADEGEAIATIHRSLELGGNFLDTADLYGPLANERLIAKAIQGKGKRDQYVIATKFGFEIDDQEQMTWQFNGTPAYVRKAAERSLRNLKTDYIDLYYLHRLDPNTPIEETVGAMAELVREGKVRYLGLSEVSAATIRKAHAVHPLTAIQTEYSLFERTVEEVGILDTLKELGIGFVAYSPLGRGFISGDLKSPDDFAEDDFRRGIPRFQGEQFYKNLVLLRAMEQLAQEKGITTAQLALAWTLAKGAVPIPGTKRRRYVEQNLAAADVILTPAELDRLDEIVPLGHSTGARYNEAGMQWIDQ; encoded by the coding sequence ATGACAACGCTCAAAAAAACGAAACTGGGCAGCCAGGGGCTCGTGGTGCCGCCGATGGGACTGGGCTGCATGGGCATGACCCAAACGGCTGGTGCTGATACCTATGGCAAGGCCGACGAAGGCGAAGCAATCGCCACCATCCACCGTTCGCTGGAACTGGGTGGGAATTTTCTTGATACCGCCGACTTGTACGGCCCGTTAGCAAACGAACGGCTGATTGCCAAAGCCATTCAGGGCAAGGGCAAGCGAGACCAGTACGTGATCGCGACTAAATTTGGCTTTGAGATCGACGACCAGGAACAGATGACCTGGCAGTTCAACGGCACGCCGGCCTACGTCAGAAAAGCGGCGGAACGGTCGCTGCGAAACCTGAAAACCGACTACATCGACCTCTATTACCTGCATCGCCTCGACCCGAACACGCCCATCGAAGAAACCGTGGGGGCGATGGCCGAGCTGGTCCGGGAAGGCAAGGTGCGCTACCTCGGGCTGTCGGAGGTGTCGGCGGCGACGATCCGCAAAGCTCACGCGGTGCATCCGCTGACGGCCATCCAAACGGAATATTCGCTGTTCGAACGGACGGTGGAAGAAGTCGGGATTCTGGACACGCTGAAGGAACTCGGCATCGGGTTCGTGGCCTACTCGCCGCTCGGACGTGGGTTTATCTCCGGCGACCTGAAAAGCCCCGACGATTTTGCCGAGGACGATTTCCGGCGGGGCATTCCCCGCTTCCAGGGCGAGCAGTTTTACAAAAACCTCGTGCTGCTGCGGGCGATGGAACAACTGGCGCAGGAAAAAGGCATCACCACGGCGCAACTGGCCCTGGCCTGGACCCTCGCTAAAGGCGCGGTGCCGATTCCCGGCACGAAGCGGAGACGCTACGTGGAGCAGAACCTGGCGGCCGCCGACGTGATCCTGACACCCGCCGAACTGGACCGGCTGGACGAGATCGTGCCGCTGGGCCATTCGACCGGTGCGCGCTACAACGAAGCCGGGATGCAATGGATCGATCAGTAA
- a CDS encoding helix-turn-helix domain-containing protein, which translates to MKKSTRSPYPIRSVAELHRLLSLPKPEHPLISVINMACMRDATPIPYPTFSYGFYSVCIKKDFDGQLKYGQQYYDFDHGVMTFFSPGQVLSVDPNPCMELSGYWIVFHTDFIQPYPLAKKIKEYGFFSYAVHEALHLSEKEEGVLTGIMQQIAQEYRSPIDTFSQDVIISYVEVLLNYCNRFYNRQFLTRKTAHHDLLAQLETLLDDYFAGDQVRRRGLPTVQYLSEQLHVSPNYLSDMLRSLTGQNTQQHIHNKLIEQAKDALTTTSLSVSEIAYQLGFEYPQSFSKLFKNKTQLSPLAFRQSFN; encoded by the coding sequence ATGAAAAAATCAACCCGCAGTCCGTACCCGATCCGCTCGGTGGCGGAGTTGCACCGGCTGCTCAGCCTGCCGAAGCCCGAACATCCGCTCATCAGCGTCATCAACATGGCATGCATGCGCGACGCGACGCCGATCCCTTACCCGACCTTTTCTTACGGCTTTTATTCGGTTTGCATCAAGAAAGATTTTGACGGGCAACTGAAATACGGGCAGCAGTATTACGATTTCGACCACGGCGTCATGACGTTTTTCTCTCCCGGACAGGTGCTTTCGGTCGATCCCAACCCGTGCATGGAGCTGTCCGGTTACTGGATCGTTTTTCACACGGACTTTATTCAACCCTACCCCCTGGCGAAAAAAATCAAGGAGTACGGCTTTTTCTCCTACGCCGTGCACGAAGCGCTGCACTTGTCCGAGAAGGAAGAGGGTGTGCTGACGGGCATCATGCAGCAGATTGCGCAGGAATACCGCTCGCCGATCGATACGTTCAGCCAGGACGTGATTATTTCGTACGTCGAAGTGCTGCTCAATTACTGCAACCGCTTTTACAATCGGCAGTTCCTCACGCGCAAAACGGCGCACCACGACCTGCTGGCGCAATTAGAAACCCTCCTGGACGACTACTTTGCCGGTGACCAGGTGCGGCGGCGGGGCTTGCCGACGGTGCAGTACCTTTCCGAGCAACTGCACGTCTCACCGAATTACCTGAGCGACATGCTGCGCTCGCTGACGGGTCAGAACACGCAGCAGCACATCCACAACAAGCTGATCGAACAGGCGAAGGACGCCCTCACGACCACGTCGCTGTCGGTCAGCGAAATCGCGTACCAGTTGGGATTCGAGTACCCACAGTCGTTCAGCAAGCTGTTCAAAAACAAGACCCAGCTGTCGCCACTGGCCTTCCGGCAGTCGTTCAACTGA
- a CDS encoding T9SS type A sorting domain-containing protein, translated as MQGFIHLLLGLLWLILPGFATAQFVGSQGDGAAVALRVGVQLDGTVYPAIVLYQGGEGDGFSAQQRAAVLSGEALVAFRGGRGDGFTAMQQPVLVNGETLVTLFTGGNGDGFAHHLSPLLLDGTQLATLFSGGGGDGFSVFSDHALLTGEAFLVYVGGDGDGFSKEYSDALVLTGEALAMFRGQGGDGFTATLASELYLDVLPLPVEIIHFEALQQERAVLLVWNTASEQNNERFEVERSADGFAFAKIDEVAGSGTTTAPQQYRVVDPQPLTGWNYYRLRQLDYDGSASFTDIRSVRLDPAHDAFAVTIYPNPNRDRRLQIRLEGTEASTDALLHIYNAAGVLLDTRDIHANESLQLPWQWAAGTYFLQITTDEKQITKTLIIVD; from the coding sequence ATGCAGGGATTCATACACTTGCTTTTGGGTCTGCTGTGGCTCATTCTCCCTGGCTTCGCGACGGCGCAGTTCGTGGGGAGCCAGGGCGACGGCGCAGCAGTGGCGCTTCGGGTCGGTGTGCAGTTGGATGGCACCGTCTATCCCGCCATCGTGCTGTACCAGGGAGGCGAGGGCGACGGCTTTTCTGCCCAACAGCGTGCAGCGGTGTTGAGCGGCGAAGCGCTGGTGGCATTTCGCGGTGGGCGTGGCGATGGGTTTACGGCGATGCAACAACCTGTGCTGGTAAATGGAGAAACGCTGGTCACCCTTTTCACCGGCGGCAATGGCGATGGATTTGCCCATCACCTGTCTCCGCTTCTCCTTGACGGCACCCAACTGGCGACGTTGTTTAGCGGCGGCGGGGGCGATGGGTTTTCTGTGTTCTCAGACCATGCGCTCCTCACCGGCGAGGCGTTTCTGGTGTACGTCGGCGGGGACGGCGATGGCTTTTCAAAAGAATATTCGGATGCGTTGGTGTTGACGGGCGAGGCGCTGGCGATGTTCCGGGGCCAGGGCGGCGACGGGTTTACGGCCACCCTTGCCAGCGAGCTGTACCTCGACGTGCTGCCCCTCCCGGTCGAGATCATCCACTTCGAAGCGCTGCAACAGGAACGCGCCGTGCTGCTGGTGTGGAACACCGCGTCCGAACAGAACAACGAGCGATTCGAGGTAGAACGCTCGGCTGATGGGTTTGCTTTTGCCAAGATCGACGAAGTGGCGGGTAGCGGCACCACGACCGCGCCGCAACAGTACCGGGTCGTCGACCCGCAACCGCTGACGGGCTGGAACTACTACCGCCTGCGGCAACTCGACTACGACGGAAGCGCGTCCTTCACCGACATCCGCTCCGTCCGTCTCGATCCGGCGCACGACGCCTTTGCCGTTACGATTTATCCCAATCCGAACCGCGACCGCCGGTTGCAGATCCGCCTGGAAGGCACCGAGGCCTCCACCGACGCCCTGTTGCACATCTACAATGCGGCGGGGGTGTTGCTGGACACGCGGGACATTCACGCAAACGAATCGCTGCAACTACCCTGGCAGTGGGCAGCGGGTACCTACTTTTTACAGATCACCACGGACGAAAAACAAATCACCAAAACGCTGATCATCGTGGATTGA